The region GGACTGGATCATGGACAACATCATTACCACCAGCAACAACGAAAACATCCTTCCAATTTCTTTCCAGCAAACTGGCAATTGTGATATCAGATTTATTGCATTCCAATCATGTTTATTCCTGCTTCATGCCACAGTAAAAATGACCAATTATTGGCTAAAGGGAATAAGAAACTGGGTCCACATGAAAGGTCACCAAACCCATCCAGGACATTCTCCTGACTTTTCTCACGTCAGCAAACACCAGCAGGTGAAACACTAAATGTCCGGCCTTGAATTCTGACTGCTCCAGTGCACGAATCATATAGGCAagcaaatatacaaaataaaattaaaaaaaaaacagcaagaaAAGCCAGGCAGAGATTGCACGTCTCCTGATCGATATCGTCTTATAACACAAAGCAGACGGAAAGAGGCAAGCGCCGGGTTCAATGCAGCCGACTGTCGGACTCTGAGATCTCGGGCTTCTTGGATGAGCTGTAGCCACTGCGCTTCTTCCTCAGTCAGCGTTTAAGATGTCCTGGATGTGCTGCACAATTAGGTTGATGGCCACTGCAAGGAGATGTGGACGAAAGGGTTAGCGACTCCCGCAGACATGTTCAAGTACGGCTCCGCATCTAGACATATCCTAGAAAATATTACCGAGGTATTTCTGGACTGAGGTGACGTTACTGCTTCAGCATACATGAGCTCCTCCATTTCACAATCACCAGTCGCCATCGCCCAGCCTCACAATGCCTCCCCAACTGCCATGGCCCTCTGACTAAATAAGGTCAGTCAGAGCTTTTCCCCTCACACACCGCAGCCATGTCGGGGGACCTGAGCACGGTCACGTAAAACACCAGCCAAACCCTGCCTGAACCACAAAGTCGAGAGTGGATTTTCCACATTTCAGAAACGAGAGGCCATAGTAGTACAGACTACAGATGCTCCTCCACTTACGATGGGATCACATTCTGATGGTCCCTCATAACATGAAAATATCTTATTTGACTTGATATGACAAGTAAACCACTGTCactgaataattaaataaacaattaCCAATTACCAGTAACTGAAAAGTGTGTAAATGAATACAAGTTAATCCTATTGTtaaatgtacagtactgtacaaaaaaaaatggtccAGTCCAGAGACTGGAAGCGTGGATGCTGCCGTTGCCCAGCATCAGTAAAAAGTATCGTGCGGCGTATCGTTAAACCCAGGAAGAGAGCAAAATTCAAAGTTTGATGATTACTGAATGTGCATCGCTTCCACCCCCAAAATATCACAAGCCGAACCCTCGCAAAAGCAGGAGCATCTGTTCTTCTCAGGATGATCCGATATGGATCTAGGACAGAGAAATTCACATTTCTGTTCCTTTGCTGGAATGATAACCGGGAAAGATACCTtttgcaggaatcattctagcaGACACACGATATCACGATATAAATGCAGGTAATTATACTTCAACAGTAATCTTCAGAAGGTTTCTCCAGCAGCGTTAATGGATACCAGTTACAGACAGTTTTGTAAAGGTCAAACTTATATAACACAGAAAtgttagagaaaaaaaaaattcacttcACCAAGGTTATGTGCTCCACGTGGGATGATAATATCTGCAAACTTCTTTGTCTGGAGGGAAGGAAAACCATTTAAACTTCTTAATTTGACACTGATTCAGTTACAATCCCAGAACCACCATGCCTTAGACTCACTGCCCAAAGAGTGGGCTCCCTCCCAGTTGGCTAATATTATTCTCAGATAAAGTCTCAAGAGATGCGATTAATCGCAGTTGCAGTCATAACCTGCTATCCCTAAGCCTAGATTTGGGTCACTGAAACTAAGGAGGCAGAAGAGATTCCTTAAAATGAAAAAACAGACCAGTTAAAGGAGTGAGTATTTTTGGGATCAATTTAAGATGAATAAAAGATGGCTGGCACTGTGGTCCCACATCCCCCAGTGCTGCGAGATTTAAAACATTGGCATGTTCTTACgggtttctgtttttggcaaaccAGCACCCCAGAAGTTGCCGAGTGAAGGTGTCTGTGTGAGGGTAAGTGCCCTATGACCTATGCCCATATGAGAATAAACCAAAATATTAGAACGAGGAAGATGGATTCACATAAAAGTGACTCAAACTCCATTAAAATCCACATCCTTCAATGTGACTCCATACCTACTTAGTATGACACTAACAGCCAAATGGTTGTTGATGTTGTCTTCTTGGGATAATTTTACCATCCTTAACTTCTTCCTTTTGCACGGGCTAAAGTTTCAGCAGAGCTAATTCAGCTATTAAAGCTGTAAAAAATCTCAGGTTTCCAGGCTAAATATTAACATGCAGCTGGGCAGAGGTGAACACAAAATAGTACTATCAGCACAAAGATCTCTCGCCTCACAGGGTACACCATCTTTTAATCTAGGTGACCCCCATACATGGATTCCTGCTCTGGGGAAAGAATCAGCCCCGCTTACCGGGAGGCAAAACTCTTCAAAGGCGGGCTTGACGAAGGTGATGTACTGCGTTAACACCTGCTCCAGGTCCCGACCCCTCTCACTGATGTCCCGCAACACTGAGGGACGCAGGAGGACACAACCATTAAACTCCCAGTGACCGGGTATCCACATTAACAGAGGCTTAAAGTAAAAGATGATGCCAGATTCCAACGGAAGCTGGACTCACAGGCTCCCATCCGGAACCGAGCCAACGAACCTCTACGGGAGAGACGAGTGTCAGCATCCGTGTCCACAAAGAGCTTCATCTGAAATAAGTCCCGAATGTCCTTGGAGTAGAAGGTCAGGATCCCCTCGAAGAGCACCACATCCGCCGGGTAAATCGTCACACACTCGTCCTTCCTGAAGACAAGTCACACAGGCACTTTTCAAGCATCAGCTAAACAACTTAAGACCACATACTGTTCCAAATTAACACACTGATCTATATTGCCCTACTTAAAAtccattttattaaaattaattcTAAATTCACTTTTGACAATGTAAGCATGCACAGACATTCACTAAAATCATAAAGACTACATTGAGGAAATTttaagcacttcaatttatccTATACACCAGTTTGGGCTAACAATTTACAGGAGTGGAGGTATACAGAACAGCTGCAGAAAGCAAAGTACTACATCTAGATGGATGTTACAAACCCTTGTGGGGAAattaaaggaagtttgtttaacCATgtgattcacacacacagacaaacacgagGCACAAGAGTCCTGACTCTGCACAAACAGCAAGGACACAAGCGTGACTGAAGGACACCCCATCGATCGTTCTGACCTGGAATGGGTGACAAAGTCATACACTGGGATCTGCACTTCATTCCCTTGCAGGATTTCCTGTAGGGTCTCCTTGATAAGCTCATTGTCAAATGCGTCTAAACGAGGAGAACACGAGACCTGTTCAATGAATGCTTTTCTCCAACGACCTGCACACATGATGTGATCCATCGACAATCAGCCAATATTGGTCATTCCAGTCTTGAATGTGTTCCCTTAATTAACCTGCATTCAATTACATTGCTTATTTAAAATGTCAGAAATACATAACAGGCCTGTGAACTCACACCTCCAGGTTTGTGTGGCTGACATCTGCCCATGAGCTGAATGTATTTCGAGATGTTTTGTATGTTCTATTTGTGCGAGACACCATCCCACAGACCAATGACATGTGGTCGAGGTCTATTTTGGATCTCTTGTGTATCTTGAGATGAAGCAACGTCTCTTCAGAATGTCCCCAGCCTTGCATCATACACTTC is a window of Brienomyrus brachyistius isolate T26 chromosome 15, BBRACH_0.4, whole genome shotgun sequence DNA encoding:
- the LOC125708836 gene encoding uridine-cytidine kinase 2-A-like, with the translated sequence MAGDTEARLEDPPCGQCVNRQPFLIGVAGGTASGKSSVCGKIMELLGQNKIDHDQRQVAILSQDSFYRVLTPEQKARALKGQFNFDHPDAFDNELIKETLQEILQGNEVQIPVYDFVTHSRKDECVTIYPADVVLFEGILTFYSKDIRDLFQMKLFVDTDADTRLSRRVLRDISERGRDLEQVLTQYITFVKPAFEEFCLPTKKFADIIIPRGAHNLVAINLIVQHIQDILNAD